From Candidatus Tisiphia endosymbiont of Melanophora roralis, a single genomic window includes:
- the truB gene encoding tRNA pseudouridine(55) synthase TruB has translation MTFHLNNCWLNIYKPKGISSAKLVSIIKKNLLGAKVGHCGTLDVEAEGVLPLAIGEATKLVRVLVDAKKTYIFTVQFGRQTDTADAAGKIIKVTDNIPTSIDCHNICKKFIGTIKQRPPAFSAIKVNGIRSYKLAREDLAVELTPRNIEIYNLECLNFNHQNNQASYKVECSKGTYVRTLAEDIALSLQSLGFVVELQRTKVGIFTACNAIKLTELDIQKQEMQQFLAEKAIKIEAVLDDILVLDATIDQAKKIIHGQKCYFDYPENIELIWIRYHGSLLAIGSLSENCFNSFRVFNLTSVRYKNY, from the coding sequence ATGACGTTTCACCTTAATAATTGCTGGCTTAATATTTATAAACCTAAAGGCATAAGCTCAGCAAAGCTTGTTTCTATCATTAAGAAAAACCTTTTAGGGGCTAAAGTTGGTCATTGTGGGACTTTGGATGTTGAAGCTGAAGGTGTATTACCTTTGGCAATTGGTGAAGCAACAAAATTAGTGCGAGTTCTAGTAGATGCAAAGAAAACTTACATTTTCACGGTGCAGTTTGGTAGGCAAACTGATACAGCAGATGCTGCAGGTAAAATAATAAAGGTTACTGATAATATTCCCACTTCAATTGATTGCCATAATATATGTAAAAAATTCATAGGTACAATAAAACAACGTCCTCCTGCCTTTTCTGCTATAAAAGTTAACGGTATTAGATCTTATAAATTAGCACGAGAAGATTTGGCAGTAGAATTAACTCCTCGAAATATTGAAATATATAATTTAGAATGTCTTAATTTCAACCACCAAAATAATCAAGCTAGCTATAAGGTTGAATGCTCTAAAGGGACTTATGTAAGGACTCTAGCAGAAGATATTGCTTTATCCTTGCAAAGTTTAGGATTTGTGGTAGAATTACAGCGTACTAAAGTTGGAATATTTACAGCATGCAATGCTATTAAATTAACAGAACTTGATATACAAAAGCAAGAAATGCAACAGTTTCTTGCAGAAAAAGCTATAAAGATTGAAGCAGTACTGGACGACATCCTGGTGCTTGATGCTACTATTGACCAAGCTAAGAAAATCATTCATGGTCAGAAATGCTATTTTGATTATCCTGAAAATATTGAATTAATTTGGATTCGATATCATGGCTCTCTCTTAGCAATTGGTAGCTTGAGTGAAAATTGCTTTAATTCTTTTCGAGTATTTAACCTAACATCAGTTCGATATAAGAATTATTAA
- the pnp gene encoding polyribonucleotide nucleotidyltransferase has protein sequence MFEEITKTIELGGKLLELTTGKIARQADGAVMVKMGGSVLLCTAVSSKEAKEGIGFFPLTVHYKEMAFAAGKIPGGFFKREGKGSEKEVLVSRLIDRPIRPLFHPAFLNETQVICTVLSYDPECNTDILAIIGASAALALSSAPYQDIVAASRVGLINDQFILNPSFSQLKTSKLDLVVAGTKTSVMMVESEADLLSEEKMLEAIEFGHKALQPVIELINDLVKSAGKPKLQLADLFPTSLKEQIRGIASEDIQHAFSIKSKQERVLAVKHVSDIIKRHFAEDIANNNLTNSQIEFALKEVESEILRQNVLKSNIRIDGRKPEDIRNIACEVALLPKTHGSSLFTRGETQSLVVATLGTGQDEQIVDSLDEEYKERFMLNYIFPPYSVGEATPVRAPGRREIGHGKLAWRAINRMLPTKEQFPYSIRVVSEITSCNGSSSMATICGSSMALMDAGVPITTPIAGIAMGLIKEGDKFVVLSDIMGDEDHLGDMDFKVAGGKHGITALQMDIKISGVTFEIMKHVLVQAKLGLVHILQEMDKTINKTNNHISQYAPCIQSFKIDKDKIRDVIGPGGKVIREICDMTSAKIDISDDGNVTVSTIGKEKLDMAVEKIKSIAFDPEIGGIFNGTVVKILDSGAFINYLGNRDGFIHISEISKERIESVSSVLKHGDIVKVKLIGFDNKGKAKLTIKNIDAKVTQDVITNQKSESYKDNSDNNGNKRESAKKWQNNKTASSNEDEVVTERKYFN, from the coding sequence ATGTTTGAAGAAATAACTAAAACGATAGAATTAGGTGGGAAACTACTAGAATTAACTACTGGTAAAATTGCTCGTCAAGCTGATGGAGCAGTTATGGTAAAAATGGGAGGAAGTGTCTTATTATGTACTGCAGTGAGTAGCAAAGAAGCAAAAGAAGGGATAGGATTCTTTCCTCTTACTGTACACTATAAAGAAATGGCATTTGCTGCTGGTAAAATACCTGGAGGATTTTTTAAAAGAGAAGGTAAAGGGTCAGAAAAAGAAGTATTAGTCTCACGCTTGATCGACAGACCGATTAGGCCATTATTCCACCCAGCCTTTCTTAATGAAACGCAAGTAATCTGTACTGTTCTTTCATACGATCCTGAATGTAATACGGATATATTGGCAATTATCGGAGCATCGGCTGCATTGGCTTTGTCTAGCGCCCCCTATCAAGATATAGTAGCAGCTAGCAGAGTTGGCTTGATAAATGATCAATTCATATTAAACCCTTCATTTAGCCAATTAAAGACTAGTAAATTAGACTTAGTAGTGGCAGGCACTAAGACGTCAGTTATGATGGTTGAATCTGAAGCCGATCTATTGTCCGAAGAAAAAATGTTGGAAGCTATTGAGTTTGGTCACAAGGCATTACAGCCTGTAATTGAATTGATTAATGATTTAGTAAAAAGTGCTGGGAAACCTAAATTACAGCTTGCCGATTTATTCCCTACTAGCTTAAAGGAACAAATTAGAGGTATCGCATCAGAAGATATTCAGCATGCTTTTTCTATCAAATCAAAACAAGAAAGGGTCTTAGCGGTAAAGCATGTTTCTGATATAATTAAGCGACATTTTGCCGAAGATATTGCTAATAATAATCTTACTAATTCTCAGATTGAGTTCGCTCTTAAAGAAGTAGAATCAGAAATATTACGGCAAAACGTATTAAAGAGCAATATTCGTATCGATGGTAGAAAACCGGAAGATATAAGAAACATAGCTTGTGAAGTGGCTTTGTTGCCAAAAACACATGGTTCAAGCTTGTTTACTAGAGGGGAAACACAAAGTTTAGTAGTTGCAACACTAGGTACTGGTCAAGATGAACAAATTGTTGATAGTTTAGACGAGGAATATAAAGAGCGTTTTATGCTTAACTATATTTTCCCTCCTTATTCAGTAGGCGAAGCAACCCCAGTAAGAGCTCCTGGACGTAGAGAAATAGGGCATGGTAAACTAGCATGGAGAGCCATTAACCGCATGCTGCCAACTAAAGAACAATTCCCTTATTCTATTAGAGTAGTGTCAGAAATTACCTCCTGTAATGGTTCGTCATCTATGGCTACTATTTGTGGTAGTTCAATGGCTCTAATGGATGCTGGAGTACCCATCACAACTCCTATAGCAGGTATTGCTATGGGTTTGATAAAAGAAGGTGATAAGTTTGTAGTATTATCCGATATTATGGGGGATGAAGATCATCTTGGAGATATGGATTTTAAAGTAGCTGGTGGTAAACACGGCATAACCGCATTACAAATGGATATAAAAATATCTGGAGTAACGTTTGAAATAATGAAGCATGTTTTAGTTCAAGCAAAGCTTGGTCTTGTTCATATTTTACAAGAAATGGATAAGACTATTAATAAAACCAATAACCATATTAGCCAGTATGCACCTTGTATTCAAAGTTTTAAAATTGATAAAGATAAAATTAGAGACGTCATAGGACCGGGTGGCAAAGTAATACGCGAAATTTGTGATATGACATCGGCTAAAATTGACATAAGCGACGATGGCAATGTAACTGTTTCGACTATAGGCAAAGAGAAGCTAGATATGGCTGTCGAAAAAATTAAGTCAATTGCTTTTGACCCTGAAATTGGTGGCATATTCAATGGAACTGTTGTTAAAATATTAGACTCTGGAGCGTTTATCAATTATTTAGGTAATCGTGATGGATTCATACATATTAGTGAGATTTCAAAAGAACGTATTGAATCTGTATCTAGTGTTTTAAAACATGGAGATATAGTAAAAGTTAAACTTATTGGTTTTGACAATAAAGGCAAAGCAAAATTAACCATAAAAAATATCGATGCTAAAGTTACTCAGGACGTTATAACTAATCAAAAATCTGAGTCTTATAAAGATAACAGCGATAATAATGGTAATAAACGCGAATCTGCAAAGAAATGGCAAAATAACAAAACAGCCTCCTCTAATGAAGATGAAGTTGTAACTGAGCGTAAGTATTTTAATTAA
- a CDS encoding N-acetylmuramoyl-L-alanine amidase, whose product MKEKLTFNLRYLRENQDTQYPEQSPEEGKCNNYNLRNNVRNPEIPDATFKKDQSIPYTVHNYTVSPTVEAAFNAYEKNGTSTHFLIDKDGAIFKFVPVTCRAYHAGPGGLHYQSKWNPHLPENILKNDMNSFSVGINYVNTGLEAYPEPQIKAGMQLQEWLTTHTHSDSKMLLGHSDWTPGRKIGPGPYFPWQTFAKAKEEGFSHNFGVYCFKERKENPEVVVSYKDKSKQDKDTIEDIQKQLEELGYKVLNNEGTNLGKLDDQTISAMLSMKLHYRGQDIVNDPNQKSLWENLWHNNTKENKEALGGIWDENDSMILGDVLDQYSES is encoded by the coding sequence ATGAAAGAAAAATTAACATTCAATCTTAGATATCTACGTGAGAATCAGGATACTCAGTACCCAGAACAATCTCCTGAAGAAGGGAAATGTAATAATTACAATTTACGTAATAATGTAAGAAATCCAGAAATACCAGATGCAACATTTAAAAAAGATCAGTCTATTCCCTATACTGTTCATAATTACACAGTATCACCAACTGTTGAGGCAGCTTTTAATGCTTATGAGAAAAATGGAACCTCTACTCATTTTCTTATAGATAAAGATGGGGCAATATTTAAATTTGTGCCTGTGACCTGTAGGGCTTACCATGCAGGACCTGGTGGGTTACACTATCAAAGTAAGTGGAATCCTCACTTACCGGAGAACATTTTAAAGAATGATATGAATAGTTTTTCGGTAGGAATTAATTATGTAAATACTGGATTAGAAGCTTATCCCGAGCCACAGATAAAGGCTGGGATGCAGTTGCAAGAATGGTTAACAACTCATACACATTCTGATTCAAAAATGTTATTGGGTCATAGTGATTGGACTCCTGGAAGAAAAATAGGACCTGGACCGTATTTTCCATGGCAAACATTCGCCAAGGCAAAAGAAGAAGGGTTCTCTCATAATTTTGGTGTATATTGCTTTAAGGAAAGGAAAGAAAATCCGGAGGTAGTAGTTTCTTATAAAGACAAGAGTAAGCAAGATAAAGATACAATTGAAGATATACAAAAGCAACTTGAGGAGTTAGGATATAAAGTACTAAATAATGAAGGTACGAATCTAGGAAAGCTAGATGATCAAACTATTTCTGCTATGTTATCGATGAAACTGCATTATCGAGGACAGGATATTGTAAATGATCCAAATCAAAAGAGTTTGTGGGAAAACTTGTGGCATAATAATACCAAAGAAAATAAAGAGGCTCTTGGTGGTATATGGGACGAAAATGACTCAATGATACTTGGAGATGTGTTAGATCAGTACTCGGAAAGTTGA
- the rpsO gene encoding 30S ribosomal protein S15 has translation MSITAQRKQQLITEYATKENDTGSSEVQCAILTERINNLTGHFKTNHKDFSSRRGLLMLVGRRRRLLDYIKKQSLSRYLSLINKLGIRK, from the coding sequence ATGTCGATTACAGCACAGCGTAAGCAGCAATTAATTACAGAATATGCTACTAAAGAAAACGATACTGGTTCTAGTGAAGTGCAATGTGCAATTCTAACCGAAAGAATCAATAACTTAACAGGGCATTTTAAAACTAATCACAAAGATTTTTCTTCGAGAAGAGGATTATTGATGTTAGTTGGTCGTAGGCGTCGATTGTTGGATTATATCAAGAAGCAAAGTCTAAGCAGATATTTGTCGTTGATTAATAAACTAGGAATAAGAAAGTAA